Within Anopheles ziemanni chromosome 2, idAnoZiCoDA_A2_x.2, whole genome shotgun sequence, the genomic segment GAAATCATGTCGCAAAACGAGGACTGGAAAACCTGGAACAATGCATATTATTTTTGGTTCTTCTGATGATTGTGAGAACTTTGAAACTGATAAACATGAACTACCAAAAGTTTAATGAAGTGCATAGAAAGTGTGTGTTGAACCACGGTTGCATCTTTAAATCAACGACTTTTAAAAGTGATAAGAACACGAACGAATGCGAAAAGGAAACAGTTCGACCGTCAGTTTTagtttaaaacataaatatttgataacaGAATGTGATTATTGTGGATAAGACAGTACTTCAATCGGCATAATCTAATTCCAAGCTAATTTTCGAGTGTGTGAGGTGTTAGCGATTGTTTTGTTGTACAAGTGGTGGTTCAAGTGCATCTGCACGTGGTATCGTTGCTAGGGAAGAAAAGTGTGGTTGATTTGCAAAATACTTAAACGTCCCTGGAAACTGGTAGTTGTTGAAGTCAAAGATCATTCGAATCGAACATAGTTCCGTCTTTGTACTTCCTTTCTTGGAGGGAACCTTCTCGTGCTTGTTTCAGTTCCGCTGCGCTTCAGTTGTGCCCTTATGTAATCCGGTTTCTGGTGTCAAAGGGATAACCTTCGTAGGCGTGTTTGATCGTCCGTTGGCATGTTTCGCCTATCGGATAGCTGTTGAtcgtgtttgtttatttcacaCGATCACACTTTATTCCAGTCTTTGTTGAGGTACGTGAGCCCCGGGTTGCATGTTGCCACTGTTCTGTGCCACTGTCCTACGGCACTGCAGGAGAACCCtgacacacattcacacatttCGGACGGGCCCTTCTTGCTGCTGCATGTCCAATGTGCTGTGTCGTCTCCATTCTTGCCTTTTCCTCTCCCTCCATGCAGGGTTCAATGATGACGAAATTTGTGACTTTGTCGAGCTGACGAAGGATCGCGATGTGGACGTGCGGTTCATCGAGTACATGCCGTTCAGTGGCAACCGGTGGGAGACGGAGAAGATGGTCTCGTACCGGACGATGCTGGACACGATCCGGGCCCGCTATCCGGCGTTCGAGCCCCTGCCGAACGGGCCGAACGATACGTCCAAGGCGTACCGGGTGCCGGGCTACCGGGGCCAGATGGGTTTTATCACCTCGATGACGGAACACTTCTGTGGCAGCTGCAACCGGTTGCGCATTACGGCGGACGGGAACCTGAAGGTGTGCCTGTTCGGCAACACCGAGGTGTCGCTCCGCGATGCACTCCGCAGTCCCGGGTGCTCCGAGGACGATCTGCGGTGTCTTATCTCGGCTGCGGTGAAGCGTAAGAAGAAGCAGCACGCAGGTTAGTTGGTCCGGAAACGGGTTCTATCGGATGCGGTCATAAACGCCAATCAGCGAATTCCTTTTTCGGTGCCACCCGATTCAACTGGCTCCCCTTAATTGTTTACCCCCACTCCCCCTTTCGCAGGCATGCTTAATCTTTCCCAGATGGAAAACCGCCCGATGATACTGATCGGTGGGTAGCGTCGGCGGGAGACCGGAGACGATAAAAGGACACAACGCCGTACCCATAGATGGACCGATGCATACACGAAACAGGGCTATTCTGTAGCTCCACCAGGGTAAGAAGCCAGGGGAACGTTTCCATCTTGGCGGACGGGGTGAATAAATGGCGATCCCGAGGCCATACTGGTGGCAACCTAACCAACTCTAACTAGACCGTCCGTTCAATCATGAACACTGTAGAGAACATTAGAAAGCAGGTTCTATGACCTCCAGCGCGCTTAGTGTACGGAGTAACGAGAAAAAACCCAATCAGCTTAATAAAAAGCTGAGAAGACATCGTTCATTGACGATCAGAGATGATTCAGTGTTCGTGAGACCATAGAACTATGGTTACTGTAAACGGAAAAAAGTGCACATAAAGACGAACTAGCATTTATGGGCTCCAAAAACTACATTTTTCAATCGTCGGAGAAAACTTAAAGCTCTGCATTTAGATCAGTTCTTTACCTCCATAATACTTGAATAATCTAACATTGTAATTTCAAATTTGGTTGTATACGAAAATGCAATCAAATTCTGCAAAACGTTCAAAAGTAACCAATGGAAAACcgacatattttaaatatgcatTTGAAAAAGTCACATGCCATGTGTAAATGTTTGCCATGCGTCTAATCTAAGCAAACCCTGTCGCTTGTCAGGACTCAATTTCGCAGCCGTAAAACAAAGAGTAGGAAtagaagtttatttttacaaacgGTTTAAAAATCTTTTTGACGAAATGGCCGCTGGTTCAGGCCCAGTGTGAGTCACTTCACCGTCGATTCAGGTCCGGTGTTTACATATCTCATCCGTCGGTGTGCGTGTGGTGCCGGTCGTGAAAGGAAACTGGATAGCAGAAAAAGGCCACTTGATCGACGCGAAGCTCTTCTGAAACATCGGCCAAAAGAGGCAGGCAGTGCAGAATCGCAGTTTGTGTGCGTCAAAGATTGTGCGGTACGCCAAAATGAAACGCAATGGTGGAATGTTTCGCGAACCCGCGCGGCAGAGAACGTTAACCGGAAGCAAGGCAACGCACACAACACGGTTACCGTCTGGTTCGGTACTGTTAaatatattctttttttttcctcttcgatTTTCTCTCCAACACAGAACCGATATCTCGAACCTGTTTGCCTGACGCATACTGTGTTTACATAATGCGCAAAACGTTGATCAGCATAAACAACGGTGACCTCGAAGCATGCATCGTTCGGTcattactttattttaatcaatCGCTTAAGATTCACGGTCTGGTCAAAGTCCGTCCAGGGTCCCCGATATTCTTTGGTTTACTttgtgtgaaataaaaaaaaaagaaaaactaggcCACAATGCATTGTACGAGGCCCTTAGGTTCAAAAAGTTCAAAAGTCATTAGAATATTTAAGTACACACAGCCATTACCACTTACGGGTAGCAAATGTCCATGACACCAAATGCATCGAATGTGGCGCGCAATTAAAATCCAACTTTTCGTGTTTCTCCCACAGAAACAGCAGCACTAGCAACAACTCCATTTGTAAAATCTCACCGTTTGTCAGGCGCACCGGCACTGGCGGCACATGGCGCGTTGGGCGGTGTGCGCCACTACTCCTCACTCAGTCACGTGGATGAGCACACGGGTCGCGCGACGATGGTTGATGTGGACGATAAAGTATCGACGAAGCGGGTCGCCAAAGCACAGGCCACCGTGTACGTTGGGCCGACCATTGCGGCGCTGATCGAAAATAACGAACTGAAGAAGGGCGACGTCCTCTCGATCTCGCAGATGGCCGCGATCGTGGCTGCCAAGAAGACGTCCGATTTGATACCGCTCTGCCACAACATTCCACTGTCGTCCATCAAGGTCGAGACAAGCCTGAACAGCTCCACCAACGAGGTGCACATCCTGGCGAAGGTAAAGTGCGACGGAAAGACGGGCGTCGAGATGGAGGCACTGACGGCGGTGTCCGTTGCGGCGCTGACCGTGTACGACATGTGCAAGGCGGTTTCGCACGAGATACTGATCAAGAATATCATGCTGGTGGAGAAAACGGGCGGCAAGAGCGAGTTCTATCGGAAGCAGTTCACTCACGAGCCAACGCTCGAGACCCGTACAATGGAATCCCGCGAACCGGATCGTGTGCCGGTTGCAACGCGCGGCTACCGAACGGACCCAATCGTTACGACCGAACCGTTCGTTCCGATGTACATTTAGCGAGCGAGAAGAAAAGACAAGACCTCCCATCATGTAGCCTGTAAAGTGTCTTTATTCATCAACAATCGTCACCATTTATCGCCACGATCCCGCCATCATCGTTCTCGTTTCGGTTCAGCAATGCGTAGAATTTGTTATCCTAGAATTTGTTATCCACAGTGGCCTGGCCCCAGTCGAGCGCCATCCGGTTGCTACCGCGCGAAATGGCCTGCAATCGTACCACCAGCTCGCCGTACGTTTCCACCGAAAGACCCTTATGCTTGGACCCATCGGCCAGTATCTTTGGATCGCGCATTTCCGGATTGACACCGCTCAGCCAGCTCATCGCGGCCGAACACATGTTGTCGTACTTGGGAATGAACAGTGGAGCACGCATCGTTCGCTCCGTTAGCCCATCACCTCCAGCCCCACTGAGCGGACAGTGAACCCTGGCGTACCCGCGGTTAGTCTCCACGTTCCACAGGTTCGCACCGTACAGGCTGAAAACGATCTGCGGCCAGCCGTACGGGTTGGTGGATTTCATTGTGAACTCGATCGGCATATTGAACACCACCGTGCGATAGTCGGACTCGGTGCGGGCACTCTGTGTGACGGCTGAATGCAATCCGGACACGAGTTCCCAATCCGGACCGGCAACCACGTCGTATCGGCAGAACAATCCATTACCGTCGGGGCCCATCGGGAAGTAGGCCGACTCCAGCTGCCCAGTGATGGTGAGATGAAAGAAGCTTTCACTCTCACCGGAAGTAAGCTGCAGTTCCATCATGGTGATCCTGGGTGGGCAGAACAATTTCttcttcaaaacaaacaagcattgaaaatttatcacgTCACTGCTAAACACTACACTGTGGAAGGACTAGTGTAGCTACCTTGGTGTGTTGTGTTCCTGTTTCCTGGGCAACCAATTCAGCAGGCGTTGTAAGCGAGATTCGTCGAATGGGGAAAGCTGTTGCTGTTCGTATATACACAAGCgaacaacttttaaaacatggtgtatttttggtgcATTTAAGTTTCATGTTTAGCCGTTAGTTATATTAGATGTAAGCCAGTTTTAATggggtaaaataaatattctctTAACATATAACCTTTTGTTGCTTAATTATACCATACCAAGGCGACGAAACAAGTAACCCGCGACACTGTGATATAAGCACTCACGTACAACACCTTAGTTTAAAGATATTGCGATTGCatcgtgtttgttttaatgGTTCTTATTCGTTAGtcgaatttaaattaacaatCAAGAACAATGCCGAAGAACTTTTGCCATGTCGATGAAAAGAGATGTGCGCGTGCGGATCGGTGTGTGAGCGTGAATTATGGGTCACAAAACTGCAGTCGACATTGCAACGACACTTGGCGCGTACGTTAATTCGATTATCCGGTGTGACCTTCGGGATGGATGAGACGCTTTCCACGAACATTTTGGGGCAAGCGGTACAGATGACTCATTCCGCGATATTAGATGACTCCGGCGAGATAGCTCCAACGgcatgaaaataaattcatttgcacgaaaaagaaagataagCGGACGGCGAGCAAGGAGAAGATTGACAAATCCCCCCTCCGAACTGGCCAGTTCCGATCGCACGGAAGCTCAACTCGATCGGGGCGAGTGGGTGGTGTAAGTAGTGTTCGACCTTCTATAGATTGCCAACCAGCACATTGCGGTTGCCGGAAGATTTATCATCActcgtttccttttcgctcGCCGTTGGCTGCGACGGTTCCTGACCGCGCACTTTGATATTGTTTTCGTCCTTAAACTGGTTAATCTCTAACCCCTTCTTGGTGATCTGATCCTTGCCTTCTTCGATCAGCTTCTCCAGCtggttcttgttttgttcgagTTGTGGCAGGACGACCTCTACTGTTTGCTCCACCAGCACGCCACCAATTAATCGGAAGCATTTTCGACTAGGTTCAACCGTTTTCAGTGTGTCGATGACGGTTCTAAATGCAGCAGGTAGGAGGGTGGATAGAAAGAACATTGAGGTTAGACAATTACAAATATGCCCAAAATTGTGGCCAGATAAGGCAATGTCGGCGGTGCGGTTGAACACTTTCACCCCCACTTACTTGTGCTCCTTGAGGTCCATCTCGATCGAGTTCAGATTATTGACCAGATTTCGCTGTTGATTCCGCAGCTGCTGGAACTCGGCGTAGACTTCCTCTtgactttttttctcctttggtTTGCCGCTGCCACTGCCGGCTGCTGCCGATGCCGTTTGGGTTGCCATTGCCTTGCGGGAGGATCAGTTACTAGCGGGAGAAAGCAGTTGGAATATAGAGGCCGACTAATCCGCAGGCCACTGGGGTTCTCGGGATCAAATTACTTTATTTGGAAGGATAATTTCCACTCCGTTTACGAACACTTTTCCTTCACAAAAATGCGTGATCCCGATGCTCGAACTACCCGACCTGGTGCTTTTGGTGAACTGTCATAGTTGTCACTTCCAGATGTCAATGTGTTTATGAAAATTGTATGAAGGTGCGTCCACACCatggattatttttctttaaatttttggatattaccaaaaattttaaaataaaaaactagaCTGAAGGTATACTGAGGATAAGTTTGTACACCACTTCATTCAAGCAATATAAGTTTGAGACGCGCTACTGTAGCTAGTAGAAGCTCATCACATCCAAAGTGTGGTGCAACAGTTTTTACTTACTACTAATCTTCAAATTAGATATTCACCACAGATACCACGGACTCTGTTCGAAACaaaggttcggttcgttgatGTGTACGAAAATTGGCTGCTCAATTCGATCGGATTAATTTGACAGAAGTCCGTGCTAAGGCTAATTatctttaatttattcaaacaaggCAGCACAATCATGTGTAAGTTGTTGAAcagaacttgtttttaaatctCGTTTTTAATATCTTAGTTGTTGAACTGAGCTTGTTTTTGAATCTCGTTTTTAATATCTGTTTTTTATATCTTGTTTTACCTTCCTACTTGGCAACAGTTTTAATTCACACTAATTTATGAATAAGTGgaatatttgataatattatCAATTTACGtacttattttaaaaaataggaATGAGAACGATATCAATAGTTAACATATGTTAACTTTGAGTTACTTGtaatggccttatcacactgatcaccaatggtggcttgGCGATGGCACTGGACTGTCAAACTGGTGTATTGAGCAAGCTCATTGCACCAGCGGCCCCCTCGTTTGACAGTCCAGTgctttttccatgccaccaTTGACCATAgatgaccagtgtgataacgCCATAATAATTGCTGTCGTGTAGACACACCTTAATGATGGGTGAAACTAGATTCAGTTTCAAACTAATTTGAATGGACTCATTACAAGCTATCTTGAACATGGGTTTACAGTACACTTTACATGTATATCCTTGCTACAACACAGTATCATAAACTCATTGATCCGGGATCAACTTGTCAATTGGtggaatgcttttttttaagaaaaaggGTCGCGAAGATTGCTCGTAACTCCAGAACGAACTGTTTGCTGTTTTCCGGTGATAAACAATATATCCAAGCCCTCGACTACGCTAGAATCGTAATATAATTATGAATCAACTACTTGATAAAGTGCTGAGTTTTATCAACTATTGGTGGTTTCGATATCTCATGATAACAGAGCTGTACATGGTGGAAAGCTGGGAACGTGTGACCATTCGTAAGCAACGTTAGGAGTGCCGAATTGAGTCACGTTAACTAAGACCTACTTTCTTCTTCCGTAGACCTATTTCTGTTCGCAATATTCCTTCTGCAATGGTGCTTCAACTGCAAGGTTCTGTTGCCCTTCACCGGCAACTTGATCGGCATACAACCTGTGGACCAGCAGATAGCATCGATTTCACGGGGCTGAGCAATCCCGCGTCCCCAAAGAAGCTAGTACTAGGCGAGCGAACCCATTGAAAAGTATTTACAAACCTGTGCGCCACGAGGACATGGCAGCAGAGCAGTTAAATCTCATCATCTTTATCCTATAATCAAGAATCTGACGTATTGAATCGACTTCGATTGGATTAAGTGAAATTCTTCGTGTTTACACTAGTGTTTACCAGTGAATCTGTCGAATGAGTGTTTGGTAAAGGAAATTAATGTAAAACCAAATCTCCTTTGTTGGCTTCTTCTTTGCAGACTGTATGGGTAAGGAACCTGGTGGTTTATCgaaatttttcctttgtcgATTGGTAACATGCGTTTAAAGAAATGATTATGCTATCGACTTCCATCCCGAATGTGCCAGATGGCATTGCAGACGACTGATAACCCGGAATGTGTTCACTCGGAAATCACGTTCCCTTATCAGAAGTGTTCCACACGACCAATACTTCGAAGGATTTCTCATCGTTCGTTAACGATAAGCGTGGACTTGAATAAGCTTGTCGCATTAGTCAGATATTTTGATTGATCGATTATCTATAAACTGGATTTGAGCTGTATGGGGACAGCATGACCACATGAGCAACAAATACAAACGACACTCGACCCCTTATCGCAGCATAAATTTGTCGCAATGAAGCTGATAAGGAATGCAGCGCTGTTCAAAGCGTTTTTTTACATGCTTCTTAGACACAGTTTTTTGGATAAGGTAAGCTGTactttaaataattattttagacAAAGTTCTTTGGATATACTGAAATGTTTCGACGAAGCCGTTTCTTGTATTGGACTGATTTCGTATGTTTAGCAAAAACATCTTTGATCGCGATTTGCTAGAGAAATCCGTGAAAATACCATCCTCCCCCCTTCTGTCCTCTCCTTCCAGCCCCAACCTATCCTCATCGTGCCTTCTTGTTTTGAAGAAAtacaatgtttttcatttatgtgCTTGCTTCCTTTCCcaacgattttttaaaaatcttcATCACCAGCTGTCAAAGCATAGTTTATGACTGATCCTCTGCGTTCTACACATCGTGCTATTGGTTGCTAGGTTTAGTGATGgagaaactgaatccctacagggattcgaatctttcgattcaaatccattctgagatccggatctccgaatccgaatcccaatccgtcatattgGTACCTATCGCGAAAGCAGTCGATAAAATTTACCAACCCGTTTGAttatatcgaccgataaattTATCTACTCGAATTGGTATCGCGAATGTATTCAACTGAGCAGTCGGTAAAATCATAACAACCCATAAAAATACCTATCGAGTGGTTTCGCCGTCTGTCAAATTACCATGGAAACCtagagtttgtttacttttaacaaCGTTACAATTAGTGCGACTTCTATCGTATCGAGAAGCATTTTAGTTCTTGAAGCATCCAAAACATTAGAatgataaattcattattctttttaaGTGATGCGGAGAATGAAGAGGAGATAGGCGATTGTAGAAGCATTTTGATCCGCTTGAATTATCGGATAAAACGTAAGCATATTGGCTCAACAATCGTTGCCACTGTTTTAACATGTTCCTTTTTCAGCTTCATTAACAATTACCGAGTTCCGAAGAGGCTGTTTGAAGAAATCCTTGCCAAAGTGGAACTAGCATAAGCATAAGCGTGGGTTATtggcggaagaaaaattgaGAAGGGTCAGGGTGTTAATGcacgaaccaaaaaacaaaatacgtgaatttataagaacagggaacacaatgcataactgtacaaaagaaaaatactatttttttatatcgttgacattttttggaacctcaaattaatatacttaatgaatttttgaaattataaaagttatacaatattttggaaaacacctttaagtatcttcactgaaaattacaaatcgatccgacagctctataaaatgaaaattggtcCGAAGTACGAGAAATACggaacgtttgaggggtatcgaccgacaacggcaaataaaaattttttaaatttgtttaaaaacttgttttctttagcagaacgatagaaaattactatttctaggcattctaaaagtttcatgctgatacgacaatccaatcaattgttATTTGAATATAAAACTACAATAACTACCCGTGTAGgcggttaaataaaaaaaaacaaattaaaaaaaaaaaaaaaattcaccagaaaaataatttttttgatgggctaaaatggttaaaaaataataagaagcgaaaaattaacacagaataacatttttacattttttaaaataaattttaccacGGTCAACAGCTCTTTTTAGTATATCGGATGGGTTGAGGCAGTAGTTAAAtatatcggtcgatataaaaaaaatgtttcgttcgcgATGCAAATTAAAGACTTTTTTAACAACTGCTAGATTTTTTTCCCACGATTTGTACGGTAGCCATGGCAATTGTACACGCGTTTTTACGGGTTGATAAATTTGATGCGTTGCGATACCATTCCGCCATTACTGTCATTATATCGgtcgatatgtttatcgaccggTTGTTAACTTGGTTCGCGATAGGTACCATTATGATATTGGGGGACttacctttcgaggtgattgctcgggaccgttgtagggaaggaacaagatcaggtcccttaagtagtactggtgggtttcaccacactatcaatcattgatagctggcggtgttaaccaaaactgtgcgaaaataACTGCCCTACTACGGAAAGTGATctccttttgctagttgggaaatctaagatgtacctcCTTGTGCAACCAATGGCaaccgttgtatgaatggagcagagttggatacgattgttctggagagtaatgGCCCATTGCCCCCTCCCGTTTGATAATTTCCCAAGGAGAACCTTGCTGCACGTTCCTACCAAAGGTGTACATGCCTACCTAAAAGAACcttgccaagtgtatttttggtaggcatggacTCCTCATTACctaccaatatttttttttttgggaggcACCGCAGTGGAGAGAGGTACTGgctgtcaaacctttgtttgtttactgtttacagTTGACTGTGCAAGCCTGGCCAACTAGCAGCGAGTTAAGAATAACGCTTTCGCGGGTTTGGGTGTCGGAATCGAAGTGAAGTgtttaaacaacaacaaacatggaaggaaaagggcaggaaagaaaacaggaaGGGACAATAACCCTTATCGACAGGCACAGAAACTGCAACGCAGTGTAAATAGTTGGTCGGTGGCGGTTGGACTTCGTGGCGATCGCCGGTTGTTACCGGGTGTAACAAAGTATCGGTGGCCAGTGTTCGATAGCAGCGCTTGGATCGACCGACTCGGGGTGGTTAACCGGGGTCGTGTTCGTCTTAAACCTATGTAGAGGTAAGCGGTGGAactcagcatcatcatcatcatcttcatcgtcatcatcatcatgtaaacaaatcaatgtcggtctggaaattgtgtatcctaatctgaatccccagaatccgattcagaatccggtaaaaatggtctggtcctgatgaaatgggtttggttgggtagaacaactcggataatggacattctactgtatttctttgtaaaaaataggttccaggaatttttctagagcctaacttgcaaatcgcgcaaaaaactcaatctatgtccattggacattctacccagcgttcgatttgagtaaacttaaatcaattacattgttTCCAGATCGGctagttatgtgactaattcgactcaaatcattgtgagtcgattcaaacagtttaagatcaagtcagaatcgaatcaaatcgagtcccaaaccaatcaaatctgatacaaatcctaatcgaatcaaatctttagaatccgtcaaatgggatccaaATTTCTAGAATCTGTCACACgttttccagactgcaccgtcgcgtaacgcgacatcgcctgacaggcgctgaactccatgcaaaaaaaacttagcgcgattcgcgcgacatcgcgcaaggttttttttatattgagttcagctcctgtcaggcgaagtcgcgctgtagtgtggaccctgagtcagatgggattcgaatctttagaacccgtcaaatgggattctaatctttagaatccgtctagggatcgaatcttcgaatcatccgaatcccgattctgccaacactagctAGGTTTGACAGCGACAGCCTTTTGTCTGATTGTGcgttgttttctttgccttttcgTGACTATTGTGCTTCCGTGGAAAAGCTATTTGGAAAACAAGCTTGCAGGGCAGCGTTGAACGTGCCCTGCAAAGTGAGTTCGTAATACACAAGTTCCTCGGAGGAAGCCCCAGCCAATAAAAGTGCAAAACAATGGCCACTGTGTCGGATGGCGAACAGCCGAGCGCATCGGGAATGAATTTTCTGGATCTACCCGATTGTATGATTGAAGAAGTGCTGGAGTACTTGAGCTACGATGAAATCGCCAAGAAGCGTATAGTGAGTGCTGGAGGCAGGTGGAAAGACGAAGGTGTTGGAATTAAATGGTGTTTTGGTTTCTTGTTTGCAGATTTGTCGGAAAATTGATCGCATTTGTCAGTCGTTGCTGAACCGGGGTTACATAAAGATGATACGGTCGCACAACGTGAATCTGAAGGCTATCAAGTCGCAATTGCCACGGCGCGAATCGGAACGTCGTAATCATCCCCTGTCCAAGCACTCGGATATTCTGACGTGCGTCGAAACGCGTATCTCGATGCTTTCCATGACCTACTCAAAGTACATCGAACGGGAGCTGTGCTGCTTCATCCCGGGCAAAGTGATTGACGAGGTGCTGAACATCCTGCGGATCGTCGAGAACACGTCGCGTCCGCTGCGGGCGCACGAGGTGCTGCAGGAGCTGCGCGACATTTCATCCATGGCGATCGAACACTTCGACGAGAACATCGCCGGGGGTCTGAAAAGACTGCTGACCCAGCAGAATCCGCACCATCCGGTCCCGGTCTCGGTGAATCCGTTCCCGAACATCTGCTATTATCAGAACGAGTTGCCCGAAGTATTGCCGGTGGAGAAGTTCATGGTACCTTACGCAACCGTTACACAGACGCCTgccccaccgccaccaccgcccccCGCAATGGCCGGTCCCTCGACGTCCGGTACAATGATATCTCTCTACTGCCAAAGCGGATGCAACTCGAGTCGCGAAAACGGTGCATCGATCGTGCGTATCAATCTGAAGGCGCGCAAAATGCGATACGACATCAACCGCATCGATCACACGATGGCCAGCTTCAAGGCCGACTTGCGCAACATACGGGTGCACATGCTACGGCAGAGCGCCGAGATGAAGGACCTACGCCGCCGGTTAGACGAATCGGAGACCAAAAACCGTGAGCTGATGGCCAAGATCAATCAGTTCAGCAACGACAACCCGCAGGCCGTCGCACTCAAGACGGAGCTGGCGAAGGACTCGATCAAGCGCAGCATAAAATTCATCAAACGGGCCATCTCGGAAACGGAACCGGGTCTGTCCGGCTTCACGGCTGGGCTGCCTCACCCGGATGGGGACTCACTGTCTTCCGCCTTCGATTCTGTGCCATTTTCCCTTGGAACCTTCCCACTGCTGTCTTCGGACGAGGAAGAATTTCTAACACCCACGACGACGCTAGAGGACGGCCCTAGTGCGGTCAAAAAGGTTCGATTTAGCGAGTAAGCGTGGGTCTCCTTGCGCCTCCACTGAAGTATTTTACTTGTAAGCGCGAGCCCCGGCCCACGATGTGGCAATATGTTGTATACCAACTGTAGAGCGTAGCGTAGCCTTTTGATCGAATCGAAGGACATT encodes:
- the LOC131286100 gene encoding F-box only protein 28; protein product: MATVSDGEQPSASGMNFLDLPDCMIEEVLEYLSYDEIAKKRIICRKIDRICQSLLNRGYIKMIRSHNVNLKAIKSQLPRRESERRNHPLSKHSDILTCVETRISMLSMTYSKYIERELCCFIPGKVIDEVLNILRIVENTSRPLRAHEVLQELRDISSMAIEHFDENIAGGLKRLLTQQNPHHPVPVSVNPFPNICYYQNELPEVLPVEKFMVPYATVTQTPAPPPPPPPAMAGPSTSGTMISLYCQSGCNSSRENGASIVRINLKARKMRYDINRIDHTMASFKADLRNIRVHMLRQSAEMKDLRRRLDESETKNRELMAKINQFSNDNPQAVALKTELAKDSIKRSIKFIKRAISETEPGLSGFTAGLPHPDGDSLSSAFDSVPFSLGTFPLLSSDEEEFLTPTTTLEDGPSAVKKVRFSE
- the LOC131281359 gene encoding uncharacterized protein LOC131281359, which gives rise to MNQLLDKVLSFINYWWFRYLMITELYMVESWERVTIHLFLFAIFLLQWCFNCKVLLPFTGNLIGIQPVDQQIASISRG
- the LOC131283124 gene encoding probable prefoldin subunit 2 yields the protein MATQTASAAAGSGSGKPKEKKSQEEVYAEFQQLRNQQRNLVNNLNSIEMDLKEHKTVIDTLKTVEPSRKCFRLIGGVLVEQTVEVVLPQLEQNKNQLEKLIEEGKDQITKKGLEINQFKDENNIKVRGQEPSQPTASEKETSDDKSSGNRNVLVGNL
- the LOC131283123 gene encoding B9 domain-containing protein 1; translation: MMELQLTSGESESFFHLTITGQLESAYFPMGPDGNGLFCRYDVVAGPDWELVSGLHSAVTQSARTESDYRTVVFNMPIEFTMKSTNPYGWPQIVFSLYGANLWNVETNRGYARVHCPLSGAGGDGLTERTMRAPLFIPKYDNMCSAAMSWLSGVNPEMRDPKILADGSKHKGLSVETYGELVVRLQAISRGSNRMALDWGQATVDNKF
- the LOC131289180 gene encoding molybdenum cofactor biosynthesis protein 1; protein product: MPAEGVPLTQKERLLTSAEVIRLANLFVAEGVRKIRLTGGEPTVRKDLTEIVGQLKANPLLESVGITTNGLMLTRQLVGLQRAGLDALNISLDTLRVARYEQITRRKGWERVIAGIDLAIQLGYRPKVNCVLMKETAALATTPFVKSHRLSGAPALAAHGALGGVRHYSSLSHVDEHTGRATMVDVDDKVSTKRVAKAQATVYVGPTIAALIENNELKKGDVLSISQMAAIVAAKKTSDLIPLCHNIPLSSIKVETSLNSSTNEVHILAKVKCDGKTGVEMEALTAVSVAALTVYDMCKAVSHEILIKNIMLVEKTGGKSEFYRKQFTHEPTLETRTMESREPDRVPVATRGYRTDPIVTTEPFVPMYI